In Pelosinus sp. UFO1, one genomic interval encodes:
- the gcvPA gene encoding aminomethyl-transferring glycine dehydrogenase subunit GcvPA, which yields MGWSYLPHTYEDRRAMLAAIGVEKVEDLFNDIPTHLLFNRPLQLPAPMSELNLINYLHKLAGVNANLQEYTCFLGAGAYDHYIPSVIDHVIRRSEFYTAYTQYQPEISQGYLQALWEYQSMICQLTGMEVSNASMYDGGTALAEAAMMACNVTDRSEVLVVSTVHPHYRTVLTTYGTDWGYKTTEIGYTDGTVNREELTQLMSKNIAAVIIQSPNFFGCIEDIKKIADLTHAEGALLIVAGDPISLGILEAPGVLGADIVVGEGQSMGLATAFGGPYLGFFAANEKLMRKMPGRIVGQTVDHDGNRGFVLTLQAREQHIRREKATSNICSNEALCALTAAVYLSAVGKEGLRQVAELSLQKSHYACRELTKLEGFTSVFGASYFKEFIIRCPKSIAQINEELLQEKMIGGLDLGIYYPELKNCMLLCVTENRTQDDINQLVKKLGAIV from the coding sequence ATGGGGTGGAGCTATTTACCTCATACTTACGAAGACCGACGTGCCATGCTTGCTGCCATTGGTGTAGAGAAAGTGGAAGATCTTTTTAATGATATTCCAACCCATCTATTATTTAATCGCCCACTACAGTTACCTGCTCCCATGTCGGAGCTGAATTTGATAAACTACCTTCATAAATTAGCTGGGGTAAATGCTAATCTCCAGGAATATACTTGTTTTCTAGGTGCAGGGGCTTATGATCACTACATACCAAGTGTGATTGACCATGTAATAAGACGTTCTGAGTTTTATACAGCTTACACTCAATATCAGCCAGAGATCTCCCAAGGATACTTGCAAGCATTATGGGAATACCAAAGTATGATCTGCCAGTTAACAGGGATGGAAGTCTCCAATGCTTCCATGTATGACGGTGGTACCGCCTTAGCCGAGGCGGCAATGATGGCATGTAACGTCACAGATCGCAGTGAAGTGCTGGTAGTAAGCACAGTGCATCCTCATTACCGCACTGTGCTCACTACGTACGGAACGGATTGGGGATATAAAACAACAGAGATTGGTTATACAGATGGTACTGTGAATAGGGAAGAACTCACACAATTAATGAGCAAAAATATCGCTGCTGTCATCATTCAATCACCTAATTTTTTCGGGTGTATTGAAGATATAAAAAAAATTGCTGACCTTACTCATGCAGAGGGAGCATTGCTTATCGTAGCTGGCGATCCTATTTCCTTAGGTATTTTAGAAGCACCTGGTGTACTTGGTGCCGATATCGTAGTTGGTGAAGGCCAGTCTATGGGATTAGCAACTGCTTTTGGTGGTCCTTATCTGGGTTTTTTTGCTGCTAATGAGAAACTGATGCGCAAGATGCCTGGTCGTATTGTGGGGCAGACCGTGGACCATGATGGTAATCGAGGATTCGTGTTAACTTTACAGGCAAGGGAACAGCATATACGTAGGGAAAAGGCGACTTCAAATATCTGCTCCAATGAAGCTTTGTGCGCCTTAACAGCTGCTGTATATTTGAGTGCTGTTGGTAAAGAGGGTCTGCGTCAGGTAGCCGAATTATCACTGCAAAAATCTCACTACGCATGCCGTGAGCTGACAAAACTAGAAGGATTCACCTCTGTATTTGGGGCAAGTTATTTTAAAGAATTTATTATACGTTGTCCAAAATCCATCGCTCAAATCAATGAAGAATTACTACAGGAAAAAATGATTGGTGGATTGGACCTTGGTATTTATTATCCAGAACTTAAAAACTGCATGCTATTGTGTGTAACAGAAAACAGGACGCAGGACGATATTAACCAATTGGTAAAGAAATTGGGGGCGATAGTATGA